A stretch of the Gossypium hirsutum isolate 1008001.06 chromosome D07, Gossypium_hirsutum_v2.1, whole genome shotgun sequence genome encodes the following:
- the LOC107954607 gene encoding uncharacterized protein, translated as MSCFSIRFPPAKKAWKSFTSKLQTRLHKLHKSKAFKKPKNNGKKLQKAASKTTRPSLFLGQRLQLKSSRRRRALPFGYQRYYLSVNKAAAPVYIDKLFKDAPVSGVVEYIHQQPLEKNKKKLIDEAAEAGTSNEGEKQGDDKLESVGLASPMLYGIDARAEEFIASFRAEMERQEIIARNL; from the coding sequence ATGTCTTGCTTCAGCATAAGGTTTCCTCCAGCCAAGAAGGCATGGAAAAGTTTTACTTCCAAACTTCAAACCAGACTACACAAGCTTCACAAATCCAAAGCTTTCAAAAAACCCAAGAATAATGGGAAGAAGCTACAAAAAGCTGCTTCCAAAACTACAAGGCCTTCATTGTTCTTAGGGCAACGCCTTCAGCTTAAGAGCAGCCGGAGACGTCGTGCTCTTCCTTTTGGGTACCAACGGTACTACCTCTCCGTTAATAAAGCGGCGGCACCGGTTTACATAGATAAGCTGTTTAAAGATGCGCCGGTGAGTGGAGTGGTAGAGTATATTCATCAGCAGCCATTAGAGAAGAACAAGAAGAAGCTCATTGATGAAGCTGCAGAGGCTGGAACAAGCAATGAAGGAGAAAAGCAGGGAGATGATAAGTTGGAGTCAGTGGGATTGGCATCGCCTATGCTGTATGGAATAGATGCAAGAGCTGAGGAATTCATTGCAAGTTTCCGAGCAGAAATGGAGCGTCAGGAAATTATAGCACGTAATTTGTAG
- the LOC107954608 gene encoding uncharacterized protein, whose product MKMAISLVLSRLILFLTLTCFAAVSSSTTTTTTLKRHSGFLYSRTRGKCTPQFWSSRREAWPRMVPQGSTVSNVFGSRASERYRSDMTLLESRAVNEEGNVFNELLKQASAALLNSYARKGFPYSAWEVKTLMIQGLVSEYAAARLTRLFSVANDACI is encoded by the exons ATGAAAATGGCTATATCTCTTGTACTGAGTCGACTCATTCTCTTCCTCACTCTCACCTGCTTTGCAGCCGTCTCATCATCTACTACGACCACAACAACTCTAAAACGGCACTCTGGGTTTCTCTACTCTAGAACCCGAGGAAAATGCACTCCTCA GTTCTGGAGCAGCAGGAGAGAGGCGTGGCCAAGGATGGTCCCACAGGGATCAACGGTATCGAACGTGTTCGGGTCGAGAGCGAGTGAGCGGTACAGATCGGATATGACATTGTTGGAATCAAGGGCTGTGAATGAAGAAGGGAACGTGTTCAATGAGCTGCTGAAGCAGGCGAGTGCAGCATTGCTGAACTCGTATGCGAGGAAAGGGTTCCCTTACTCGGCTTGGGAAGTGAAGACTCTGATGATTCAAGGGTTGGTCTCGGAATATGCCGCAGCACGCCTAACCAGACTCTTTTCCGTTGCTAATGATGCTTGTATTTAG